The following are encoded together in the Glycine max cultivar Williams 82 chromosome 8, Glycine_max_v4.0, whole genome shotgun sequence genome:
- the LOC100783941 gene encoding nudix hydrolase 2 isoform X2 codes for MPVSASPAPLLGDRLCENGFECVKILPATNDAHGGVIVDLKEPLHSEVFATLLRSSLLHWKQQGKDGVWIKFPIELVNLVETAVKEGFWYHHAEPNYLMLVYWIPKTDCTIPPNASHCVAVGAIVLNDNKEVLVVLEKKGGFHGIGVWKIPTGVVDAGEEIFEAAIREVKEETGVSIKCQEYMLHSHVIESQNYCIMVMTSILVCFIFVQIDTEFVELLAFRHTHNSFFGKSGLSFICMLRPLSFDIKKQELEIEAAQVLVMHLILSTKIFFVVLCIFSQSGCHSRNLLINLLIRCMNPSST; via the exons ATGCCAGTCTCAGCTAGTCCAGCGCCACTGTTAGGGGATCGACTGTGTGAAAATGGATTTGAGTGTGTTAAAATTCTCCCTGCCACCAATGATGCACATGGAGGAGTCATTGTGGACTTAAAGGAGCCTTTGCACTCCGAAGTTTTTGCTACTTTGCTTAGATCTTCACTTTTACATTGGAAGCAACAG GGAAAAGATGGTGTTTGGATCAAGTTTCCTATTGAGCTTGTTaatcttgttgaaactgcagtTAAG GAGGGTTTTTGGTACCACCATGCAGAGCCAAACTATCTAATGCTAGTTTACTGGATTCCCAAAACTGACTGCACAATACCTCCAAATGCTTCTCATTGTGTAGCAGTTGGAGCTATTGTCTTGAACGATAATAAAGAG GTGCTTGTGGTTCTGGAAAAAAAAGGAGGATTTCATGGGATTGGTGTTTGGAAGATACCTACTGGAGTTGTTGATGCA GGTGAGGAGATTTTTGAGGCAGCTATTAGAGAAGTAAAAGAAGAGACAGGAGTAAGTATAAAGTGTCAAGAGTACATGTTGCATTCCCATGTCATAGAATCTCAGAATTATTGTATTATGGTGATGACTTCTATTTTGGTCTGCTTTATTTTTGTTCAGATTGATACAGAATTTGTGGAATTACTAGCATTCAG ACACACACACAATTCATTCTTTGGAAAATCGGGTCTATCTTTTATTTGCATGCTTCGCCCTCTTTCTTTTGACATCAAAAAGCAAGAACTGGAAATTGAGGCAGCTCag GTGTTGGTGATGCATTTAATTCTCTCGACTAAAATCTTTTTTGTTGTGCTTTGCATTTTCTCACAAAGTGGATGCCATTCGAGGAATTTGCTGATCAACCTTTTAATCAGATGCATGAACCCTTCAAGTACATGA
- the LOC100783941 gene encoding nudix hydrolase 10 isoform X5, with protein MPVSASPAPLLGDRLCENGFECVKILPATNDAHGGVIVDLKEPLHSEVFATLLRSSLLHWKQQGKDGVWIKFPIELVNLVETAVKVLVVLEKKGGFHGIGVWKIPTGVVDAGEEIFEAAIREVKEETGIDTEFVELLAFRHTHNSFFGKSGLSFICMLRPLSFDIKKQELEIEAAQWMPFEEFADQPFNQMHEPFKYMIELCLAKVEKVYNGFSPRPISSYFVEELNYLYLNSHCLDKSS; from the exons ATGCCAGTCTCAGCTAGTCCAGCGCCACTGTTAGGGGATCGACTGTGTGAAAATGGATTTGAGTGTGTTAAAATTCTCCCTGCCACCAATGATGCACATGGAGGAGTCATTGTGGACTTAAAGGAGCCTTTGCACTCCGAAGTTTTTGCTACTTTGCTTAGATCTTCACTTTTACATTGGAAGCAACAG GGAAAAGATGGTGTTTGGATCAAGTTTCCTATTGAGCTTGTTaatcttgttgaaactgcagtTAAG GTGCTTGTGGTTCTGGAAAAAAAAGGAGGATTTCATGGGATTGGTGTTTGGAAGATACCTACTGGAGTTGTTGATGCA GGTGAGGAGATTTTTGAGGCAGCTATTAGAGAAGTAAAAGAAGAGACAGGA ATTGATACAGAATTTGTGGAATTACTAGCATTCAG ACACACACACAATTCATTCTTTGGAAAATCGGGTCTATCTTTTATTTGCATGCTTCGCCCTCTTTCTTTTGACATCAAAAAGCAAGAACTGGAAATTGAGGCAGCTCag TGGATGCCATTCGAGGAATTTGCTGATCAACCTTTTAATCAGATGCATGAACCCTTCAAGTACATGATTGAATTATGCTTGGCAAAGGTTGAAAAAGTCTATAATGGATTCTCTCCGCGACCCATCTCATCATATTTCGTGGAGGAGTTGAATTATCTATATTTGAATAGTCATTGCCTGGACAAGTCTTCTTAA
- the LOC100783941 gene encoding nudix hydrolase 2 isoform X4 has product MPVSASPAPLLGDRLCENGFECVKILPATNDAHGGVIVDLKEPLHSEVFATLLRSSLLHWKQQGKDGVWIKFPIELVNLVETAVKEGFWYHHAEPNYLMLVYWIPKTDCTIPPNASHCVAVGAIVLNDNKEVLVVLEKKGGFHGIGVWKIPTGVVDAGEEIFEAAIREVKEETGIDTEFVELLAFRHTHNSFFGKSGLSFICMLRPLSFDIKKQELEIEAAQVLVMHLILSTKIFFVVLCIFSQSGCHSRNLLINLLIRCMNPSST; this is encoded by the exons ATGCCAGTCTCAGCTAGTCCAGCGCCACTGTTAGGGGATCGACTGTGTGAAAATGGATTTGAGTGTGTTAAAATTCTCCCTGCCACCAATGATGCACATGGAGGAGTCATTGTGGACTTAAAGGAGCCTTTGCACTCCGAAGTTTTTGCTACTTTGCTTAGATCTTCACTTTTACATTGGAAGCAACAG GGAAAAGATGGTGTTTGGATCAAGTTTCCTATTGAGCTTGTTaatcttgttgaaactgcagtTAAG GAGGGTTTTTGGTACCACCATGCAGAGCCAAACTATCTAATGCTAGTTTACTGGATTCCCAAAACTGACTGCACAATACCTCCAAATGCTTCTCATTGTGTAGCAGTTGGAGCTATTGTCTTGAACGATAATAAAGAG GTGCTTGTGGTTCTGGAAAAAAAAGGAGGATTTCATGGGATTGGTGTTTGGAAGATACCTACTGGAGTTGTTGATGCA GGTGAGGAGATTTTTGAGGCAGCTATTAGAGAAGTAAAAGAAGAGACAGGA ATTGATACAGAATTTGTGGAATTACTAGCATTCAG ACACACACACAATTCATTCTTTGGAAAATCGGGTCTATCTTTTATTTGCATGCTTCGCCCTCTTTCTTTTGACATCAAAAAGCAAGAACTGGAAATTGAGGCAGCTCag GTGTTGGTGATGCATTTAATTCTCTCGACTAAAATCTTTTTTGTTGTGCTTTGCATTTTCTCACAAAGTGGATGCCATTCGAGGAATTTGCTGATCAACCTTTTAATCAGATGCATGAACCCTTCAAGTACATGA
- the LOC100783941 gene encoding nudix hydrolase 10 isoform X1, which produces MPVSASPAPLLGDRLCENGFECVKILPATNDAHGGVIVDLKEPLHSEVFATLLRSSLLHWKQQGKDGVWIKFPIELVNLVETAVKEGFWYHHAEPNYLMLVYWIPKTDCTIPPNASHCVAVGAIVLNDNKEVLVVLEKKGGFHGIGVWKIPTGVVDAGEEIFEAAIREVKEETGVSIKCQEYMLHSHVIESQNYCIMVMTSILVCFIFVQIDTEFVELLAFRHTHNSFFGKSGLSFICMLRPLSFDIKKQELEIEAAQWMPFEEFADQPFNQMHEPFKYMIELCLAKVEKVYNGFSPRPISSYFVEELNYLYLNSHCLDKSS; this is translated from the exons ATGCCAGTCTCAGCTAGTCCAGCGCCACTGTTAGGGGATCGACTGTGTGAAAATGGATTTGAGTGTGTTAAAATTCTCCCTGCCACCAATGATGCACATGGAGGAGTCATTGTGGACTTAAAGGAGCCTTTGCACTCCGAAGTTTTTGCTACTTTGCTTAGATCTTCACTTTTACATTGGAAGCAACAG GGAAAAGATGGTGTTTGGATCAAGTTTCCTATTGAGCTTGTTaatcttgttgaaactgcagtTAAG GAGGGTTTTTGGTACCACCATGCAGAGCCAAACTATCTAATGCTAGTTTACTGGATTCCCAAAACTGACTGCACAATACCTCCAAATGCTTCTCATTGTGTAGCAGTTGGAGCTATTGTCTTGAACGATAATAAAGAG GTGCTTGTGGTTCTGGAAAAAAAAGGAGGATTTCATGGGATTGGTGTTTGGAAGATACCTACTGGAGTTGTTGATGCA GGTGAGGAGATTTTTGAGGCAGCTATTAGAGAAGTAAAAGAAGAGACAGGAGTAAGTATAAAGTGTCAAGAGTACATGTTGCATTCCCATGTCATAGAATCTCAGAATTATTGTATTATGGTGATGACTTCTATTTTGGTCTGCTTTATTTTTGTTCAGATTGATACAGAATTTGTGGAATTACTAGCATTCAG ACACACACACAATTCATTCTTTGGAAAATCGGGTCTATCTTTTATTTGCATGCTTCGCCCTCTTTCTTTTGACATCAAAAAGCAAGAACTGGAAATTGAGGCAGCTCag TGGATGCCATTCGAGGAATTTGCTGATCAACCTTTTAATCAGATGCATGAACCCTTCAAGTACATGATTGAATTATGCTTGGCAAAGGTTGAAAAAGTCTATAATGGATTCTCTCCGCGACCCATCTCATCATATTTCGTGGAGGAGTTGAATTATCTATATTTGAATAGTCATTGCCTGGACAAGTCTTCTTAA
- the LOC100783941 gene encoding nudix hydrolase 10 isoform X3 — translation MPVSASPAPLLGDRLCENGFECVKILPATNDAHGGVIVDLKEPLHSEVFATLLRSSLLHWKQQGKDGVWIKFPIELVNLVETAVKEGFWYHHAEPNYLMLVYWIPKTDCTIPPNASHCVAVGAIVLNDNKEVLVVLEKKGGFHGIGVWKIPTGVVDAGEEIFEAAIREVKEETGIDTEFVELLAFRHTHNSFFGKSGLSFICMLRPLSFDIKKQELEIEAAQWMPFEEFADQPFNQMHEPFKYMIELCLAKVEKVYNGFSPRPISSYFVEELNYLYLNSHCLDKSS, via the exons ATGCCAGTCTCAGCTAGTCCAGCGCCACTGTTAGGGGATCGACTGTGTGAAAATGGATTTGAGTGTGTTAAAATTCTCCCTGCCACCAATGATGCACATGGAGGAGTCATTGTGGACTTAAAGGAGCCTTTGCACTCCGAAGTTTTTGCTACTTTGCTTAGATCTTCACTTTTACATTGGAAGCAACAG GGAAAAGATGGTGTTTGGATCAAGTTTCCTATTGAGCTTGTTaatcttgttgaaactgcagtTAAG GAGGGTTTTTGGTACCACCATGCAGAGCCAAACTATCTAATGCTAGTTTACTGGATTCCCAAAACTGACTGCACAATACCTCCAAATGCTTCTCATTGTGTAGCAGTTGGAGCTATTGTCTTGAACGATAATAAAGAG GTGCTTGTGGTTCTGGAAAAAAAAGGAGGATTTCATGGGATTGGTGTTTGGAAGATACCTACTGGAGTTGTTGATGCA GGTGAGGAGATTTTTGAGGCAGCTATTAGAGAAGTAAAAGAAGAGACAGGA ATTGATACAGAATTTGTGGAATTACTAGCATTCAG ACACACACACAATTCATTCTTTGGAAAATCGGGTCTATCTTTTATTTGCATGCTTCGCCCTCTTTCTTTTGACATCAAAAAGCAAGAACTGGAAATTGAGGCAGCTCag TGGATGCCATTCGAGGAATTTGCTGATCAACCTTTTAATCAGATGCATGAACCCTTCAAGTACATGATTGAATTATGCTTGGCAAAGGTTGAAAAAGTCTATAATGGATTCTCTCCGCGACCCATCTCATCATATTTCGTGGAGGAGTTGAATTATCTATATTTGAATAGTCATTGCCTGGACAAGTCTTCTTAA